From a region of the Nothobranchius furzeri strain GRZ-AD chromosome 12, NfurGRZ-RIMD1, whole genome shotgun sequence genome:
- the LOC139062034 gene encoding uro-adherence factor A-like — MSTSESTSTGESMSTGESMSTGESTSTGESTSTGESTSTGESTSTGESTSTGESMSTGESTSTGESMSTGESTSTGESMSTGESTSTGESMSTGESTSTGESTSTGESTSTGESMSVSRRLQVSQHLQVSRRLQVSRRLQVSQRLQVSQHLQVSRRLQVSRHLQVSRRLQVSRRLQVSRHLQVSRCLQVRRLQVSRRLQVSRHLQVSRILQVSRRLQVSRILQVSRRLQVSRILQVSQHLQVSRRLQVSRRLQVSRILQVRQET, encoded by the exons aTGTCTACAAGTGAGTCGacgtctacaggtgagtcgatgtctacaggtgagtcgatgtctacaggtgagtcgacgtctacaggtgagtcgacatctacaggtgagtcgacgtctacaggtgagtcgacgtctacaggtgagtcgacgtctacag GTGAGTCGATGTCTACAGGTGAGTCGACATCTACAGGTGAGTCGATGTCTACAGGTGAGTCGACATCTACAGGTGAGTCGATGTCTACAGGTGAGTCGACATCTACAGGTGAGTCGATGTCTACAGGTGAGTCGACGTCTACAGGTGAGTCAACGTCTACAGGTGAGTCAACATCTACAG GTGAGTCGATGTCT GTGAGTCGACGTCTACAGGTGAGTCAACATCTACAGGTGAGTCGacgtctacag GTGAGTCGACGTCTACAGGTGAGTCAACGTCTACAGGTGAGTCAACATCTACAGGTGAGTCGacgtctacaggtgagtcgacATCTACAGGTGAGTAGacgtctacag gtgagtcgacgtctacaggtgagtcgacATCTACAGGTGAGTCGATGTCTACAGGTTAGacgtctacaggtgagtcgacgtctacaggtgagtcgacatctacaggtgagtcgaattctacaggtgagtcgacgtctacaggtgagtcgaattctacaggtgagtcgacgtctacaggtgagtcgaATTCTACAGGTGAGTCAACATCTACAGGTGAGTCGacgtctacaggtgagtcgacgtctacaggtgagtcgaATTCTACAGGTAAGACAGGAAACATGA